caattgaagaaagatgaagaggaagGACTTGAGCTGGTTCGGAGAAGATCCGTATtcaattataaagaaaaaattgtcATGTGGCAATTttaggagaaataatgtataaaaatatagatataaatgtAGATGGCAACTAAATTgacacaaataaaataaaatctaaattaaaccTGGAGAAATGGCACCATACAAATATACAATTCTGTTTATGATGATATGGTGTGTATGTAACTGTTAGTATATTCTGAGACATTAACCAATCAATGTAAGTGCATGGCATTTATTAATGGATCTGTTACTTTAATATTGCTCAGCTACATCATGTGATGGACCACTTAACAGCAATAAATGCaaacttctttttctcttctaagATTAGTGTGAAGAATAAAACTGATAAGAGCTGGCATGAAAATGACAGGTGCttgagaaatttgaaattccaattcCATTTAAATGATCTGACTAATCCAACTTAGTTTGGATTAGTAAAagcatattaaaattatattttttgaggTATCTCGAGCTAATTAAAGAGTAATGCTCCATCTATAAATACACTTAATTTGTGTGGCTTCTTAATACCTGCTGATATGTTGACTGTACTGTTAAAACTATTGGACCCCTCTTTGGTTTCAAACCAAAATGGAAAACTTGGAAGATACATTTATTAATTTCACTTGGTTGAAATGATACTCAACCAATTGAGAAGAAGACTTGTAGGGGGTCGACCTTGCGCATAATTTTGActtgaatatttatattttttctttatttaaattttttgtgaattataaaattttaggtgTGATATGGACTATTAACATGTATTACCTTAGTGTGTGTCtgtgtatataattatatatgtgtgtgtatgtatgtatatatatgactGACCGTCCCtatagcaagtggcaaaggatttagtGGTTGGCACCcaagactcaagttcgaatcctagttgattcacatttctagctaagtttatttctaaataaaataaacgaagcgggtagcgtgctacctatctttctcaaaaaaaaaaaaaatgtatatatatgtatatatgtatatatatacatatacatatatattatttatattggaTAACATATGTCAAACATAGCGCATTTGTCCCagttcaatatataatatattaatcaatatataaataaatatatatataaaataatataataacattACGGGCTGGAATACATAATAGTTAAAAACGCGTCTTTTGCTATCAAAGTTTTTAACCTTGATGAAATAATTGTAGGGTCGGGATGATATTATCCCTTGAGTTGCGGCCCTAGAGTAGTGGTCCGCtaggataatatatatatatatagttggactgggcctACTATAGTaggcaaaatcccattgttgctatcagttttagGCGCTTTGGATCAACTATTTCCATtattttaaccattggattaaatactataacccgtGGGGACACTCAACCCATAGAGGGAGCCACTCAAGCTCAACGCGACCTAAtacatcctgaccctacaattttcatcAAGATGTAAAACTTGATCGCAAAGAAgcatttttactattaattaggcattccagcctaattttatatatatatttaggtatAAAATGGAATTCAACGCCAGGTAATATGTATGCTAGGTGAGGTCTCGTAATTagaacttttagaaaataaaataaataataagagtaaaagaatacaaaattatttgaactataTATGGGGCATTTGATTTGCTTATCCGAccttcagtttttttttttttagctatcaacatttaatttcttttgatttagTAACGAACGACACTTTAACCTTCGAAATTAAGAAACTCTATTTACTTTTTAATCGAATTATAGCTGTGagaatttatattcaaattttaaaatcaaactaTTATTGATCGACTCAAatctaacaaattaaaaaattagatcgTAAGAATTAAAATAGTCAATAATTTGGataaattctatttatttttatcaaataataaaaataaatagtaataaaaacgTTATCAGGCGAAAAACACGGTCCAACAAAAATGAGACCTACTCCAAACCATCACATACTCACGCACGCCTCATGTTAGAAAGTAAAAAGTGGATTCTCTACAACCACTGTTGTAGCAAATTCCTACAACCAGTTCAAATTGAAGTAGATTTTCAGATGAATTATAATTCAGgtgaaaatctttttttttttactgtttatttgGAAGGAAATGATTGACATAATAGCTACCTAAAGATGTGAGAGATGGATTAacattctatattttttttctcactttttttcaTACTTGACATTAATTTGGGATGAACGAAATGTCAATTACGGTACTTTagaaagtttaaatttcaattgAAAGGTAAAGTTATAGTAAACCGAACAACAGAACTTAGCACTTATGACCGAATCTATTTCATCCATCTCTACTTTCTGTGAAACAAACATATATTCTAAGCCTGTAGAAAATTCGTGCAAACTCTTTTGTATGGGATCTCCGCTTTTCAACTCTACGTAGTGTTTAAATAAAACCCTTTGGAAACATTAACACAACCTTAATCTCTCAAAATTTGTCTCTATCAATGGAAAAGAAGGGGTTGATTAAAGAAGATGGACTCTTAACACATCCGCGCCTCGTCGTGCTCTTCGCGCTTGGCCTGGGCCTAATCTTCATGGACCCATTCCATTTGGGCCCGCTCGGCGGGGTCGACTACCGGCCCGTAAGGCACGACATTACACCCTACAGCAAGGTCATGGATCACTGGCCGAGGGACAACCGGAGCCGGCTGAGACTCGGAAGGCTCGAGTTCGTCGACGAGGTTTTCGGGCCCGAGTCCATAGAGTTCGACCTGGTGGGCCGAGGCCCGTACGCGGGGTTGGCCGACGGCCGCGTCGTCCGGTGGCTGGGGGAGAGTGTTGGGTGGGAAACATTTGCAGTTGTTAATCCAAACTGGTGAGTATGTTACTAAGCCTTCACTGGTTGCGGATTTGTTTTCTAATAACATGATAACAGAGCTAATTCTAAATCACTTCATTCCATGAGACACGTGAGCGCGGGTGTTAAAATATTCATACCTGTTTCCTATTGGATCAATCTTTTGGTAACACAGTAGATGAGTTATATTCGAagttatgcaaatcatgcaatataTCTCAAGCAGAAATAGAAAATTGGGCTTGGATTTAAAGTTTGACATCATATTTATTGGCATTTCTTAACTAACTCGACAAATTTGTATACAAAAGGACCGAGAAAATGTGCGCTAACGGAGTCGACTCGACGACCCCGAAGCAACATCCGAAGGAGAAGTGGTGTGGCCGACCGCTCGGCCTAAGGTTCAATAGAGAGACCGGCGAACTCTACATAGCCGACGCCTATTACGGGCTCATGGTTGTCGGTCCCGACGGCGGTGTTGCAACTTCTGTAGCTACTTACGCAGAAGGAAGTCCAATCCTTTTCGCGAACGACTTGGATGTTCATCGTAACGGCTCGATTTTTTTCACCGACACAAGCGCTCGATATAATAGAAGGTGAAAAAGCGTAAATTTACGATAGCCGTAAACAATAATCAGATTCAATAAATCTGTAACTCAAATGTAGCTTGTGTTGATTTAGGGATCACTTCTATATATTACTAGAAGGAGAGGCCACAGGAAGGTTACTAAGGTATGATCCTGTAACTATGACTACTCATGTTGTGCTAAGGGGATTGGTTTTTCCTAATGGAGTACAAATTTCGAAGGATCAGAGGTTTCTCCTCTTCACAGAGACCACCAACTGCAGGTCGGTTTTTTCACCGTCTCTCTCTGACATCGAAAGATATTCTATTATCTTTTTAGATGCATGATTTAGTTAACATGACATGCGTGTGTTGTTTTATATAACTGAACGTaacgtgcatgcatgcatgtgttaCATTTTTTAGGATCATGAGATATTGGCTAGAGGGCCAAAGGGCCGGAGAGCTCGAAAACTTCGCCAACTTGCCGGGTTTTCCCGACAACGTGCGGATAAACGAGAAGGGCCAATTCTGGGTTGCGATCGACTGCTGTCGGACGCCGATCCAAGAGGTGCTCTCGCGCAATCCGTGGCTGAGGAGTGTATACTTCAGGTTACCGTTAAAGATAAACATTCTGGCGAAGATGATCGGAGCGAGGATGTACACCGTCGCATCTCTCTTCGACGAGGAAGGGAAGATCGTCGAGGTGCTCGAAGATCGGCGAGGCGAGGTGATGAAGCTGGTGAGTGAAGTTAGGGAGGTAGATGGCAAGTTGTGGATTGGAACAGTTGCTCATAATCACATAGCTACTCTTCCTTACCCACTGGATTAAGGTAATAAGAACTTATATATGTTTGGGCATTTGAATTGTATGCACTAATTTGTACTTCCCTAATTTGTAGCTAAAGCTACACTAATTTCTCCTTTGTAAACATTTAATTTACCAACATCCTTTtatttagtactatgtggttttgcacttttttattttagtattctgtgatttaaaatgcatcaatttaatactctatagttgtatttttctctttttgtcagctcctttcgttaatattttgttaaattatatgcaaaatttttttagatattctacatagatttattgaatattcactttagtactttttaattttgacacatgatactaaaattaaaaaaatataaaatatatttgagatttttttatttattttgcatcattttaattctatccaaaagaagaagaagaagaagaagaatatacCATAGAGAAACTGACCTGGGAAGCACGTGCCAAAAGTGTTGCTTCTTATCCACAAAGAGCTGGCCTGCTTTAAAAGTCGCGTTTACTGACGTGTGAAAAGCGCTTCTCGGAAACCCGCTGCTTCTCCGCGTTTGAAGCAACCAGGTTGAGAGTACGGCTTCTGGTCAACGGTCGCTTTTGCGAATACCGCGGCGATTTCTCGCTTTATATAAACCCAAATAATCGCCTCTCTACCAAACAAAGGAACTCCAATTCCTCGCCccgatcttttttttttttttttttttggcatccGCGATGTCGATCGTAGAGGCGTGTAACTCCGATCTCCCCTTTCCCCTCTTCCGCCACAAACCCTCCGACGAAACCCTAATCCCCCACCTCCGATCGCCGCCGATCGCCCTCGCGCGGATCTCCGGCGCCGTCGATCTCCTCGCCCTCGACTCCCACCTCGACGCCTCCCTCGCCCTCCTCGACGCCTGCAACGTCGCCTCCGCCGCGAtcgacctcctccgccgccgcctcctccccctccgcctcctcgccgcctcctccgACTCCTCGCGCCGCGCCCGCGACGCGATCGCCGAgtgggcggcggcgccgcgTGGACGGATCTCGGCCGTCCGAGGGGTGATCGCGGCGGGGAGGTCGTTGGCGGCGAcggaggaggtggcggcggtggaCGCCGCCGTGA
This genomic window from Ananas comosus cultivar F153 linkage group 3, ASM154086v1, whole genome shotgun sequence contains:
- the LOC109708015 gene encoding uncharacterized protein LOC109708015, with amino-acid sequence MSIVEACNSDLPFPLFRHKPSDETLIPHLRSPPIALARISGAVDLLALDSHLDASLALLDACNVASAAIDLLRRRLLPLRLLAASSDSSRRARDAIAEWAAAPRGRISAVRGVIAAGRSLAATEEVAAVDAAVRKLTAAVDDGAETERLRGAVSEVGRVTEELTAGLDRLGRAVDAEFRAVMASRNAALQRIRFGPTKKYYNK
- the LOC109708013 gene encoding protein STRICTOSIDINE SYNTHASE-LIKE 13 codes for the protein MEKKGLIKEDGLLTHPRLVVLFALGLGLIFMDPFHLGPLGGVDYRPVRHDITPYSKVMDHWPRDNRSRLRLGRLEFVDEVFGPESIEFDLVGRGPYAGLADGRVVRWLGESVGWETFAVVNPNWTEKMCANGVDSTTPKQHPKEKWCGRPLGLRFNRETGELYIADAYYGLMVVGPDGGVATSVATYAEGSPILFANDLDVHRNGSIFFTDTSARYNRRDHFYILLEGEATGRLLRYDPVTMTTHVVLRGLVFPNGVQISKDQRFLLFTETTNCRIMRYWLEGQRAGELENFANLPGFPDNVRINEKGQFWVAIDCCRTPIQEVLSRNPWLRSVYFRLPLKINILAKMIGARMYTVASLFDEEGKIVEVLEDRRGEVMKLVSEVREVDGKLWIGTVAHNHIATLPYPLD